In a single window of the Deinococcus aetherius genome:
- a CDS encoding antibiotic biosynthesis monooxygenase family protein — protein MTPLLEIALLNIRPGQTEEFEAAFAQAQPLISGMKGYVRHELRRCLEDDHRYALLVWWETLEDHTVGFRGSAQYQEWRALLHHFYDPFPTVEHFVGVLP, from the coding sequence ATGACCCCTCTCCTTGAAATCGCCCTCCTCAACATCCGCCCCGGTCAGACCGAGGAGTTCGAGGCCGCCTTCGCTCAAGCCCAGCCCCTCATCTCCGGCATGAAGGGGTACGTTCGCCACGAGTTGCGGCGGTGTCTCGAAGACGACCACAGGTACGCCCTGCTCGTGTGGTGGGAGACGCTGGAGGACCACACGGTCGGCTTTCGGGGAAGTGCCCAGTACCAGGAGTGGCGCGCGCTGCTGCACCACTTCTACGACCCCTTCCCGACGGTGGAGCATTTCGTGGGGGTGCTGCCGTGA